The following are from one region of the Camelus dromedarius isolate mCamDro1 chromosome 16, mCamDro1.pat, whole genome shotgun sequence genome:
- the HES7 gene encoding transcription factor HES-7 isoform X3: protein MARAWERRRPGGDRDLKRRSQRPRRKPGERRRGWRDLEPEMPRPPKTQRPSAEVAVRPEKNVKDNRDRDAERKAETQKDGETNKAKTVDIECALQKTGNKRERERKRKEKRARASELAGREDRAPPPRRAERTPGAGIRAPGPFSGSRLRRHFVLKSPSVHASFFRVSGFWFEMLKPLVEKRRRDRINRSLEELRLLLLERTRDQVSSSAITGPPSILSSRLRASHLGGDICCFGDPGPKAS from the exons ATGGCCCGAGCGTGGGAGCGAAGAAGGCCGGGAGGCGACAGAGACCTGAAGAGACGATCCCAGAGGCCAAGACGTAAACCTGGTGAGAGACGCAGAGGCTGGAGAGACCTGGAGCCTGAGATGCCGAGACCACCAAAGACCCAGAGACCCAGCGCTGAAGTTGCTGTACGTCCTGAAAAGAACGTGAAAGATAACAGAGATAGAGACGCCGAGAGGAAAGCGGAGACGCAGAAAGACGGCGAGACAAACAAGGCCAAGACTGTGGATATAGAATGCGCGCttcagaaaacaggaaataagagagagcgagagaggaagagaaaggaaaaaagagcaagGGCCTCAGAGCTTGCGGGGCGGGAGGACCGCGCCCCTCCCCCGCGGAGGGCTGAGAGGACTCCCGGGGCAGGGATCCGAGCTCCTGGTCCTTTCTCAGGATCACGCCTGCGGAG GCACTTTGTCCTGAAGTCTCCAAGTGTTCACGCATCATTCTTCAGAGTCTCAGGCTTTTGGTTTGAG ATGCTGAAGCCGCTTGTGGAGAAGCGGCGCCGGGACCGCATCAACCGCAGCCTGGAAGAgctgaggctgctgctgctggagcgGACCCGGGACCAGGTCAGTTCTTCCGCCATCACTGGACCCCCAAGCATCCTGTCCTCGCGTCTCAGGGCTTCCCACTTGGGTGGGGACATATGCTGCTTTGGCGACCCTGGCCCCAAGGCATCCTGA